One Pseudonocardia sediminis DNA window includes the following coding sequences:
- a CDS encoding DUF1772 domain-containing protein has translation MTTIAFVHAAATLLLAGVAWVVQIVVYPAFALVPRDAWERYHAAHSRAISIVVGPPWVAQVVTSAVLVIAAPGSLLVWADAVLVVAAIAATGAAVTVHGNLDPTADPGALRRLLRINLVRSLIWTAGSVTGLVVAAQAA, from the coding sequence GTGACCACGATCGCGTTCGTCCACGCCGCCGCCACCCTGCTGCTGGCCGGGGTGGCGTGGGTCGTGCAGATCGTCGTCTACCCGGCGTTCGCACTCGTCCCCCGGGACGCCTGGGAGCGCTACCACGCCGCGCACTCCCGGGCGATCAGCATCGTGGTCGGCCCGCCGTGGGTCGCCCAGGTCGTGACGTCGGCGGTCCTCGTGATCGCCGCCCCGGGCTCCCTGCTGGTCTGGGCCGACGCCGTCCTGGTCGTCGCCGCGATCGCCGCGACGGGCGCCGCCGTCACCGTCCACGGCAACCTCGACCCCACCGCCGACCCGGGTGCACTGCGCCGTCTGCTGCGGATCAACCTCGTCCGGTCGCTGATCTGGACGGCCGGATCGGTGACCGGACTGGTCGTCGCAGCTCAGGCGGCGTGA
- a CDS encoding DUF4190 domain-containing protein, with amino-acid sequence MSTPSGEPPYPGSQPNQPGYDPNQGYPQGQQGHPQNQPGYGADQGYPNQQGYPNQQGYPQGQQGYGQNPGGHPGPAGYGPGPVAPKNGLGIAALVLGILAILAAITVIGVVFGIPLGLLALILGIVGVRRVGKGRATNKGVAIAGIVTGLLGLIASIAIVAVGATFFASSGGSDLVQCVQEAAGDQARTLQCQQQYQQQVEDQLGGS; translated from the coding sequence GTGAGTACACCGTCCGGAGAGCCCCCGTACCCGGGCTCCCAGCCGAACCAGCCGGGCTACGACCCGAACCAGGGATATCCGCAGGGTCAGCAGGGTCATCCGCAGAACCAGCCGGGATACGGCGCCGACCAGGGCTACCCGAACCAGCAGGGCTACCCGAACCAGCAGGGCTACCCCCAGGGTCAGCAGGGCTACGGCCAGAACCCCGGCGGCCATCCCGGACCGGCCGGATACGGGCCGGGACCGGTGGCGCCGAAGAACGGGCTGGGCATCGCCGCTCTGGTGCTGGGCATTCTCGCCATTCTCGCGGCGATCACGGTGATCGGTGTCGTCTTCGGCATCCCTCTCGGCCTGCTGGCCCTGATTCTCGGCATCGTCGGCGTCCGCCGGGTGGGTAAGGGCCGCGCCACCAACAAGGGCGTCGCGATTGCCGGCATCGTCACCGGCCTCCTCGGACTGATCGCGTCGATCGCGATCGTGGCGGTGGGCGCCACCTTCTTCGCCAGCAGTGGCGGCAGCGATCTGGTGCAGTGTGTCCAAGAGGCGGCCGGAGACCAGGCCCGGACTCTCCAGTGCCAGCAGCAGTACCAGCAACAGGTCGAGGATCAGCTCGGCGGCTCCTGA
- a CDS encoding GGDEF domain-containing protein, giving the protein MAGVVAGSGAPTRVAGHLMPERAFDTACAMVVDYLAEIAPMGMWAVTRIVDGRQVLLTVRGDAYGIDAGAEFPYEDSLCRWMVSGEAPRIAPDVADVPRYAVAAAEAPVTINAYVGTPIVDPDGLLFGTVCGFDPHPLAPRDQPGQALLDLLSSLLAAVLQSDIAATAVTRELERARAEADRDVLTGLLNRRGWDRYLEREEERFRRFGDQATVVVLDLDRLKVVNDTLGHDAGDRHIRRAANALAGVVRSSDVLARLGGDEFGIIAVGATEEQGLRLVERASGALAAAGVEGSFGHAPYSVVAGFPGAVQAADRAMYEEKQARRANAARVRVGGAPRHRRPDGH; this is encoded by the coding sequence GTGGCGGGTGTCGTCGCCGGGTCCGGTGCCCCGACCAGGGTCGCCGGTCACCTGATGCCGGAGCGGGCCTTCGACACGGCGTGCGCGATGGTCGTCGACTACCTGGCCGAGATCGCGCCGATGGGCATGTGGGCGGTGACACGGATCGTCGACGGGCGGCAGGTGCTGCTCACCGTGCGGGGCGACGCGTACGGCATCGACGCCGGTGCCGAGTTCCCCTACGAGGACTCGCTGTGCCGCTGGATGGTCTCCGGCGAGGCGCCGAGGATCGCACCGGACGTCGCCGACGTACCGCGGTACGCCGTGGCCGCCGCCGAGGCTCCGGTCACCATCAACGCCTATGTCGGCACCCCGATCGTCGACCCGGACGGGCTGTTGTTCGGCACCGTGTGCGGGTTCGACCCGCACCCGCTCGCGCCCCGGGACCAGCCCGGGCAGGCGCTGCTCGACCTGCTCTCGAGCCTGCTCGCCGCGGTGCTGCAGTCCGACATCGCGGCCACGGCCGTCACCCGTGAGCTGGAACGCGCCCGGGCCGAGGCCGACCGGGACGTGCTGACCGGGCTGCTCAACCGCCGCGGATGGGACCGCTATCTCGAACGCGAGGAGGAGCGCTTCCGGCGCTTCGGCGACCAGGCGACGGTCGTCGTGCTGGACCTGGACCGGCTCAAGGTCGTCAACGACACCCTCGGCCACGACGCCGGGGACCGCCACATCCGCCGGGCCGCGAACGCGCTGGCCGGTGTCGTGCGGAGCAGTGACGTCCTGGCCCGGCTCGGTGGCGACGAGTTCGGCATCATCGCGGTCGGCGCGACCGAGGAGCAGGGCCTGCGTCTCGTGGAGCGCGCGTCCGGCGCCCTGGCGGCGGCCGGCGTCGAGGGGTCGTTCGGGCACGCGCCCTACAGCGTGGTCGCGGGGTTCCCGGGCGCGGTCCAGGCCGCGGACCGGGCCATGTACGAGGAGAAGCAGGCCCGCCGTGCGAACGCGGCCCGTGTCCGCGTGGGCGGCGCGCCCCGGCACCGCCGTCCGGACGGTCACTGA
- a CDS encoding PIG-L deacetylase family protein, giving the protein MGGVTDIERALIVAAHPDDIDFSSAGTIATWTDAGVAVSYCIVTDGDAGGFDENVPRSEIPGIRQAEQRKAAAVLGVTDIDFLGYPDGRLTVSLELRRDISRVIRRVRPDRIVVPSPFRDLKSMYGSHPDHIATGEAAMCAIYPDARNPYAHPELAAEGFAAHAVPETWVSSANDTADHYVDITDTFDRKVAALREHVSQTEHMTDLAEMLGKWSGSQATAAGFEPGRLAEGYLVLDTR; this is encoded by the coding sequence ATGGGCGGCGTGACCGACATCGAGCGCGCACTGATCGTCGCCGCGCACCCCGACGACATCGACTTCTCCTCCGCCGGGACGATCGCGACCTGGACCGACGCCGGCGTCGCCGTGTCCTACTGCATCGTCACCGACGGCGACGCCGGGGGATTCGACGAGAACGTCCCGCGCTCGGAGATCCCGGGGATCCGGCAGGCCGAGCAGCGCAAGGCCGCGGCCGTGCTCGGCGTGACCGACATCGACTTCCTCGGCTACCCCGACGGCCGCCTCACCGTGTCCCTCGAGCTCCGCCGCGACATCTCGCGGGTGATCCGGCGGGTGCGCCCGGACCGGATCGTCGTGCCGTCGCCGTTCCGCGACCTGAAGAGCATGTACGGCAGCCACCCCGACCACATCGCCACCGGCGAGGCCGCGATGTGCGCGATCTACCCCGACGCCCGCAACCCCTACGCCCACCCCGAGCTGGCCGCGGAGGGCTTCGCCGCGCACGCGGTCCCCGAGACGTGGGTGAGCAGCGCGAACGACACCGCCGACCACTACGTCGACATCACCGACACGTTCGACCGCAAGGTCGCGGCCCTGCGCGAGCACGTGAGCCAGACCGAGCACATGACCGATCTCGCGGAGATGCTCGGCAAGTGGTCGGGATCGCAGGCGACGGCGGCCGGCTTCGAGCCGGGACGCCTCGCCGAGGGCTATCTGGTGCTCGACACCCGGTGA
- a CDS encoding DUF4236 domain-containing protein, which yields MGLNYRGRRKLGPLPIWRNVSRSERGKTVSWTVKLFGVSWNSRTKKKTVDLPGGYSYTSD from the coding sequence ATGGGACTGAACTACCGGGGCCGCCGCAAGCTGGGACCGCTGCCGATCTGGCGCAACGTCTCCCGCTCCGAGCGTGGCAAGACCGTGTCGTGGACGGTCAAGCTGTTCGGCGTCAGCTGGAACAGCCGTACGAAGAAGAAGACGGTCGACCTGCCCGGCGGCTACTCCTACACCTCCGACTGA
- a CDS encoding alpha/beta fold hydrolase produces MAGQTPAEHAITLHGHRVSYREAGRSHRHAVLLIHGLAGSSSTWSPVLAPLGHHVHVIAPDLLGHGHSDAPHSGDYSLGGFATGLRDLLVALDVDRVTVVGHSFGGGVAMQFAHQFPEFTERLVLASSGGLGHDLSLALRAASLPGTELVLRSAASLTPRWMRRTVHRVAHAVGSVPGSDLDGVYTAWESFGDRGTRSAFVQTVKGALEPSGQRLDGAERLHLLAEVPVLFVGGGRDRVIPVEHTVAAHERLPGSRLEIFDEAGHFPHAEQPHRFAALVGDFVASTMPAAGDRAALRRRILGTPVPEPVAADGVAL; encoded by the coding sequence ATGGCGGGTCAGACGCCTGCAGAGCACGCAATCACCCTGCACGGGCACCGGGTGAGCTACCGGGAGGCGGGCCGCAGCCACCGTCACGCCGTCCTGCTGATCCACGGCCTCGCCGGCAGCTCGTCGACCTGGTCCCCGGTCCTCGCGCCGCTCGGCCACCACGTACACGTGATCGCCCCGGACCTGCTGGGACACGGCCACAGCGACGCCCCGCACAGCGGGGACTACTCCCTCGGCGGGTTCGCGACCGGGCTGCGCGACCTGCTGGTGGCCCTCGACGTCGACCGGGTCACCGTCGTCGGCCACTCGTTCGGCGGCGGCGTCGCGATGCAGTTCGCGCACCAGTTCCCCGAGTTCACCGAGCGGCTGGTCCTGGCCTCGAGCGGTGGTCTCGGCCACGACCTCAGCCTCGCCCTGCGGGCGGCGAGCCTGCCCGGTACCGAACTGGTGCTGCGCTCGGCCGCGTCCCTGACCCCGCGGTGGATGCGCCGGACCGTGCACCGCGTGGCCCATGCCGTCGGCAGCGTCCCCGGATCCGACCTCGACGGCGTCTACACCGCGTGGGAGTCCTTCGGCGACCGCGGCACCCGCAGCGCGTTCGTCCAGACCGTCAAGGGCGCGCTGGAACCGTCCGGCCAGCGGCTCGACGGCGCCGAACGCCTGCACCTGCTGGCCGAGGTGCCGGTGCTGTTCGTCGGCGGCGGGCGGGACCGGGTGATCCCGGTCGAGCACACGGTCGCCGCACACGAACGCCTGCCCGGGAGCCGGCTGGAGATCTTCGACGAGGCCGGTCACTTCCCGCACGCGGAGCAGCCCCACCGCTTCGCCGCCCTGGTCGGCGACTTCGTCGCGAGCACGATGCCCGCCGCGGGCGACCGTGCCGCCCTGCGCCGCAGGATCCTGGGCACGCCCGTCCCCGAGCCGGTCGCCGCGGACGGCGTCGCGCTCTGA